The Culex pipiens pallens isolate TS chromosome 2, TS_CPP_V2, whole genome shotgun sequence DNA window ttatgcACTCTGATAGAGCAACATCATTAACCCTTGCACCACGACGGGTCTGACACGACATtattaatgaattttaaaagtaCAAACTATAAATGGGATAATTACGCACTTTTTTTAACAATGCCAAACATATTAACGATCCTGTCTCTTCAACGGATAAACCTGATCgcagaagcgaaaaaaaaaataatcaaacaaatttaattacTCTTTTTTTGATTGCCATCTGTCACTCGGACATGTTATAAAATTAGAGCCGCAAACatggaaatttattttcccaCCACTCGATCACACACACCCAAACAAATACGCACAAATACATCCGCTAATACCGtgtgcaaataaaaataaggtAGGAAAAAATGGTGAGTGTGTTGTTGTCATACACGCTCACACGTGTCAAATCCGAAAAATGCACCCACAAAGCAGGCTGCAGCGTTTTTCCAGCAGCATAGCACACGTGTGACGATTCGCAACACCGCCTGCTACGACCAGTAGCAATGTGTGCGCGCTTGTAtttctgtttttatttattttgattttttttgtttgaaaaaaaatgttgttttcttCCCCACTAATTAACTATTATTTATGCatgatttattaatattttattttctcccGTAACGCACTTGTACCTCTACCCCCTcaaaacatgtttcaaaaaatatgatacGTTCCCCCTCCCTTATGTGTAGCACCCCGCCCCCGTTCATCCATCACCCTTCATGTATATGTGTGTATGTAGTTCCATTTGTCCCTtgtgaaataataataaaaaaaaagttttatgtttCGCCAACTGCGTATTGGCGCGTCGCTGTAATCATttgtaatagttttttttcgttcgttttttttaaggaacggtagcaaaaatgtaatttttaatccgCTGAGACAAGCGTTCGTGGATGAGCTTAaaagctcacaaaaaaaaacattgcgagAGAGTCTGTGTGCGACGATAATGCCATGCGAAAACCGATTTATTCAACAATTAGGCTCAATTTCCATGTCTGTTTTTCTCTTCCCACCCCCTCACATCACTTGCTTGATAATAATCCGAAAAACAGCCGTTCCGCCGTTATCCGGGGCCGCGTCGTCACGTCGCTGCAGATGGGGCTGGTCGGAGTTCGCGTGAGCACTTCGACACCGTTGGAGGGATTCACGCTGACGCGGGACGACGGATGGTTCGATCTGATGGTGAACGGAGGAGGTGCGATCACGTTGCAGTTTGGCCGATCGCCGTTCCGGCCGCAGACGCGGATTGTGCAGGTACCGTGGAACGAGGTGGTCATCATCGATACGGTGGTGATGTCTACGCTGGACGACAAGGAGAAGAGTGGAATTCCGCACACGTGCTTCTCGCACGATTACGACTCGATGAAGCCGGTCGTGTTGGCCACGTGGAAGCACGGATTCCAGGGGGCGTGTCCGGATCGGAGCGCCATCTTGGCGGAATCGCAGGTGGTGCAGGAATCGTTGGCGATTCCTGGAACTGGGCTGAACCTGGTTTACCATAGCAGTCGTGCCGCTGGATATTTGTCCACGATCAAGTTGCAGCTGACTCCGGATACGATCCCGCAAACACTTAAGCTGATCCACCTGAGGATCACCATCGAAGGAATCCTGTTCGAGCGGGTATTCGAAGCTGACCCGGGTATCAAGTTCACGTACCCGTGGAATCGCCTCAACATTTACCGCCAACGCGTCTACGGCATTACGACGGCCGTGGTCAAGGTCGGATATCAGTACACCGACTGCAAGGACATCATCTGGGACGTGCAGACGACCAAGCTGAGCGGACACGACATGAGCATCTCCGAAGTTGGAGGATGGAACCTGGACATTCACCACCGGTACAACTTCCACGAGGGCATTCTGCAGAAGGGAGACGGATCCAACATCTACCTGAAGCACAAGCCACGTGTGATCCTCACCACCATGGGCGACGGCCATCAACGACCGCTGGATTGTAACGACTGCAACGGAGTTTCCGCCAAGCAACGATTGCTCGCACCGGTCGCCCTAGCGGCAGCCCCCGATGGTTCTCTCTACGTAGGAGACTTCAACTACATCCGAAGGATCATGATCGACGGAACCGTCAAGACAGTGGTGAAACTGAACGCAACCCGCGTCTCCTACCGCTACCACATGGCCCTCAGTCCGCTCGATGGATCGCTGTACGTGTCCGACCCGGAATCGCACCAGATCATCAAGGTCAAAAACAAGGACGACTCGCACGATCCCGAACACAACTGGGAACCGATCGTCGGAAGCGGCGAACGATGCCTGCCCGGAGATGAAGCCCACTGCGGAGACGGAGGACTCGCCCGCGATGCCAAGCTGGCCTACCCGAAGGGAGTCGCCATCTCGTCCGACAACGTACTCTTCTTCGCCGACGGAACCAACATCCGAATGGTCGATCGCGACGGCGTGATCAGCACCCTGATCGGCAACCACATGCACAAGTCCCACTGGAAGCCGGTCCCGTGCGAGGGCACTCTCAAGATCGAAGAAATGCACCTCCGATGGCCCACCGAGCTGACGATCAACCCACTGGACGACACCCTACACATCATCGACGATCACATGATCCTGCGCATGACTCCGGACGGACGAGTTCGCGTGATCGCGGGACGACCTCTGCACTGCTCATCCGCCTCACCAACCACGTTCGACTCGGATCTCGCCGCTCACGCCACCCTCGTCATGCCACAAAGCATCGCGTTCGCACCGTCAGGTGATCTCTACGTCGCAGAGTCCGACTCCCAACGCATCAACCGAATCCGCGTTATCGGAACCGACGGCAAGATCGCCGCGTACGCCGGCGCCGAGTCCAAGTGTAACTGTCTAGAGCGCGGCTGTGACTGCTACGAAGCCGATCACTACCTGGCGATCAGTGCCAAATTCAACACGATCTCGGCCATCACGGTCACCCCCGACGGTCACGTTCACATCGCCGATCAGGCCAACTACCGCATCCGTTCGGTGATTTCAAGCCTGCCAGAAGCCGGAACCTCAAAGGAGTACGAAATCTACGCCCCGAACGCGCAAGAAATCTACGTGTTCAACCGCTTCGGACAGCACATCGCCACCAAGAACATCATGACCGGCGAGATCACGTACAGCTTCCTGTACAACGTCAACACCTCGAACGGCAAACTCAGCACGGTCACCGACGCCGCCGGAAACAAGGTGTTCCTGCTGCGTGACTACACCTCGCAGGTCAACTCGATCGAAAACACCAAGGGTCAAAAGTGCCGTCTCCGGATGACCCGCATGAAGATGCTGCACGAACTCAGCACTCCAGACAACTACAACGTCACGTTCGACTACCAAGGACCAACGGGACTGCTCAAGACGAAGCTCGACTCAACCGGACGCTCCTACGTGTACAACTACGACGAGTTTGGTCGCCTAACATCGGCCGTCACCCCAACCGGCAAGGTCATCGATCTAACCTTCGACCTGTCCGTCAAGGGCGCCACCGTCAAGGTCACCGAAAACTCCCAACGCGAGGTCTCCATGCTCATCCAAGGATCCTCCGTCGTTTCCCGTGTCGGTGAAGCCGCCACCAAAACCACCGTCCTCGTCGACGGAAGCACCACCAGCGTCTCCCCATGGGGCAACACCGTGTCCGTCGAGTCCGTCCCCTACATCCTGCTCGCCGAAATCGACCCCCTCCTCGGCGAAAGCTACCCCGTCCCGTCCAAGCAGCGCACCGAAATCAATGGCGACCTGTCGAACCGCTTCGAGTGGCGCTACTTCATCCGGCACGTCCCTGTGCGCGGCAAGAACTCCCGCGCCCTCACCCAGGTCGGCCGCAAGCTGCGCGTCAACGGCGAGAACCTTCTAACGTTCGAGTACGAAAAGGACAGCTCCTCGATCACGGTCTCCGTGGACGACAAGACCGAACTGCTGAACGTCACGTACGACAAGTCTTCGCGACCGGTCGCGTACCGCCCACAGTCGGGAGAGTACGCCGACGTGGATCTGGAGTACGATCGCTTCGGACGGTTGATCTCGTGGAAGTGGGGCAATCTTAAGGAGGAGTACACCTTTGATCGCGCAGGTCGGCTCAACGAGATCAAGTACGGCGACGGCAGCTCGATCGTGTACGCGTTCAAGGACATGTTCAGCAGTCTGCCGTTGAAGGTGACGACTCCGCGCCGATCGGACTACCTGCTGCAGTACGACGACGCGGGGGCGCTGCAATCGCTGACGACTCCACGCGGGCACATCCACGCGTTCTCGCTGCAAACCTCGCTTGGGTTCTTCAAGTACCAGTACTTCTCGCCGATCAACCGCCATCCGTTCGAGATTCTGTACAACGACGACGGGCAGATCTTGGCCAAGATTCATCCGCACCAGTCGGGTAAGGTGGCGTTCGTTTATGACAACGCTGGTCGGTTGGAGACCATCCTGGCTGGACTCTCTTCGACGCAGTACACCTACCAGGAAAGTACGAGCCTGGTCAAGTTGGTTGAGGTGCTGGAACCTGGATTCGAGCTGCGACGTGAATTCAAGTACCACGCCGGCGTGATGAAGGACGAGAAGCTCAAGTTTGGCTCGAAGAGTGCGCTGGCTTCGGCTCACTTCAAGTATCAGTACGATGGAAATGCAAGGATGAGTGGAATCGAGATGGACATTGACGGTAAGGATTTGCCGATCATGCGGTTCAAGTACGGACAGAGCTTGGGAACACTGGATGCGATCAGCGATCTGAGGATTACGAGGAATGCGTTCAACAGGACGGTTGTGCAGGACACCTCGAAGCAGTTCTTTACGATCACGGACTTTGACGAGCACGGAAGGGTGAAGAGTGTGCTGATCAACatcaagtcgtttgacgtttataGATTGGAGTTGGACTACGATTTGAGGAACAGGATCAAGACGCACAAGGTTATGGTTGGTCGCGTGACATCGCTTGATAAGGTCAACTACAACGCTGATGGACATGTTAGTGAGGTCGTTGGCACGAACAGCTGGAAGTATCTGTACGATGAGAATGGCAACATCATTGGAATTCTGGAGCAGGGCGACAAGACCAACTTAGGGTACGACACCGGTGATCGAGTGGTTCAGATTGGTGATGTGGAGTTTAACAGCTACGATGCTCGCGGATACGTTGTGCGTCGAGGTGAGCAAAAGTATCGCTACAACAACCGAGGCCAGCTGATCCATGCGTTGGAGCGCGATCGCTTCCAGACGTGGTACTTCTACGACGATATGGGACGCCTGGTGGCAAGTCATGACGAGAAGGGCAACGTTACGCAATACTTCTACGCAAACATCAACGCACCGGAACTGATCACGCACATTCACTACCCGAAGGTCGCGAAGACATTCCGATTCTTGTACGACGATCGCGACATGTTGGTGGCGGTGGAGACCGGCGAGCAGCGATACTACGTGGCTACCGATCAGAACGGATCGCCGATCGCGTTCTTCGACATCAACGGCAACATCGTGAAGGAGATCCGCCGTACGCCGTTCGGCAAGATCGTCAAGGACTCGAACCCGGACTTTTTCGTGCCGATCGACTTCCACGGAGGTCTGCTCGACCCGAACACCCGACTGGTTTACATGGAGAAGCGCCTTTACGACACGGCGGTCGGCCAATGGATGACCCCGTACTGGGAACAGCTCGCCACCGAGATGCGTCTGCCGACGGACGTGTTCATCTACCGATTCCACAACAACGATCCGATCAATAGGAAAGAACCGATGAACTACATGAACGACCTCAAGTCGTGGCTGCGACTGTTCGGGTACGACGTGACCAAGATGCAGGGCTCGACCTACACCAAGGACATGATCTACCGGCCGAACGCCATGATCAAGTCACCCCAGCTGGCGCCCGACTTTGGCGTAATGTCCGGACTGCAGTGCATCGTTGAGAAGGTAGGTTGATCGTGGTTAAATTTCGGATTGACTTTAGACTGATCGCGCTTTTTATTTTCTCCATAGGTTGACGAAAAGTTCTCGGACTTTGGCTTCGTGCCGAAGCCGCTGCTTAAGATGGAGCTCAAGACGAGGAATCTGCTGCCGCGGGTTGCCTACCGGCGAGGCGTGTTTGGCGAGGGAGTGCTGATATCCCGCATCGACGGACGAGCGCTGGTCAGCGTGGTCGACGGATCGAACAGCGTCGTTCAGGACGTAGTTTCCTCCGTGTTCAACAGCTCGTACTTCCTGGATCTGCACTTTAGCATTCACGATCAGGACGTGTTTTACTTCGTCAAGGACAACATCATGAAGCTGCGCGATGACACGGAAGAGTTGCGCCGGCTTGGTGGAATGTTCAACATCTCGACGCACGACATCAACGATCATGCGGTCTCGAACGGTAAGGAACTGCGGCTGCACGGCCCGGACGCCGTGGTCATCATCAAGTACGGCGTCGATCCGGAACAGGAACGGCACCGCATCTTGAAGCACGCTCACAAGCGGGCCGTCGAACGGGCCTGGGAGCTCGAGAAGCAGCTGGTGGCCGCTGGATTCCAGGGTCGCGGCGACTGGACCGAGGAAGAGAAGGAAGAACTGATCTCGCACGGTGACGTCGACGGATGGGTCGGGGTGGACATTCACAGCATACACAAGTACCCGCAACTCGCGGATGACCCCGGCAACGTGGCCTTCCAGCGGGACTCGAAGCGAAAACGACGGAAGAGCGGAAGCCACAAAGCGCAAACGCTCCGACAGCACAGGCACGAGAGCTCGTGAAATAGCACCACCCTAGCGTAAGCAAAAAACAAACTCTCTATCCAATCTGTGAAgctttccaaaaacaaaacaaaaaaaacgcatgaaaaacaagtaaattttcaaagaacGCTCTCTCTTGCTCTTTTAAGGAAAATCTTTCTCCGAGAACTGATTTGAAGAAAGAGAAGTGAATATTAGAAATATTGTGATACATAGATTTATTTTGGATTATTTTCGTAGggttaaaacaaaacaacatcaacaacaacataaaaacaaaaaaaaagacgatGATAGGACGACGTTAAGCGTGACCGTAACAAGTTTTCTACACTTGCGCAGAACGaaaattatgaaacaaaaaaaatcctttctcaTTCAAGTCCGCAAAATGATAATATCAACagcaaacaacaacacacacaaaaacacagGAAGCAAACACACCATTGATCAAAATGCCCCAAAAATAAGGTCCTTTTTCTTGCTTGAAGAATCGTGAAATTATGAAAGACAAATAATACTCTCTCCAACAAAAACTCGTTTTCGTACATTTTTGAGAGCGACTCTCTGCGGTCTTTCACTCTCGTTTACCGAGTCATGGTTTGCTTACCTTTGACGAAGTAGGCTAGGCCGAATTCGATTCGAAGATCTTGCTGCGTTCTTTCGTTGTtttatttcttgacttttttttgataaggtcctataaacaaatgtaaacattgagtgtatcccgcttactccgatggactttgacataaggtgtgaaagggatacactcaatgtttacatttgtttataggaccttatcaaaaaaaagtcaagatttcttTTTCACACTTTCACTAATcacaaccgtttttttttttcgaatgacgTCCCCACGAGCAAAtccccaattgggtcctaaaatgaagtttaaatttgtgatattattgttcacaacgataaagcttatttttcttagtTAAATGACCCTTTGCACAACCACAAAggattcaaaattgatttttaaatcaattttgaaaaattagcttcgcggtccttcttgacagataaggtcctacttgacagctcgttccaaggggaccatagttgatccatcgaaaaaatgttgtcttgtcatttgttttgcattttattggaaaaaggtgatcagaaatggtttttaatcatgttttaaaccgttgtacataaaaaattacataaggctttaggaccctattctaTTTCTCACCCTCTCACAGTATTGTTGTTTTTTGCAAGCagtaacataaccaaacttttcggcaccctcaTCAAACATCAAGTCAGTACAAACATGTTGCCGGATCTTTTTCCGGATCTCttccggaaaagatccggcagcaatttttcatggtttgacgtttgctacGAGAGATCAAAGAGCGTCTCTTCGTGTCtatttgattttatgttttgttttgacattttcacGAGTCGATTAATCACTAAAACTTtcacgcgttttttttttttatgactgtttaaaatcgttttttcttaaaaatttccgTAATTTTTTTAACGTCTCCACGATGACAGTTCAGCTAACGTGACTGCGTTCTTGTTAGTCAAAGTGGCTGCGTACTTTTTCCTTCGTATGGTGAAATGACcaattgtcatttttggacagtggaaaaaagaaaaacgcaaatttCACGATTCTGCAAGTAGGAAAAAAGACTCTTGCTAACCCCACTCTGAAAAGAGCGTAaagagaaaacatatttttatagagTAAGCTACAAACACGCAGGCAGAAAACAGATCAAACAATAATCCATtgtgaaatacacacacaacatataaaagtgaaaaagtaaaacaaGTAACGTAATAAATATGGTTTCCGCCATGTTGTGAATGTCGCcagtttttctaaaaaacaaccCACACTGACCCATCTAAAAACAGAATATTATTTCATCGCATCGCAGTTATCATCCGCTTTAAACCCCCGCCCCCAACTCCCCAACAATACTCGTACATTGTATGGTGGAAACAAAAGTGTATCATCATCATACAAACATAAACACAAATggtaaaatcaaatcaaaatcacatTCTCACGCCATTCCGTGAACCacgttttttcaaacaaaactagAACAAAAACGACGTATAGAGGAAGGGAAAATATTatcattttatatattttgcagaaagaaaaaaaaaaagacgaaaGGATGAGAAAGTAAGAAAACGCAAACGGACAAGCAGAacaaaacagaagaaaaaaaaacacttataaATAGGAGAACAATGTAGTTAATTAGCTGAAAATTAAATGTGGAAAATTGTGAATGTCTTTTAGCACGTAAGCAGCAGTTTTAAGGcaaacaaaagaaaataaaacgaaTGTGACAGTAGAATATGGAAATTGCATGATGGAAAATTCtctaacacacacacaaccaacaaaaaaaagcaaactttGGTGTTGTGCAAACAGTGCCATTGAACTAGTCgatactgtaaaaaaaaagaaactcacaaacaaatgaaaaaagaataaaacaatTACCGGAGACAACTCAGCAAATGGTCgtggaaatatttttacaaaacagaaaaaagaagaaacaaaatTGAGAAGACACAAATCAAGAAGTGACTGAGAAATCTCACCGAAAGCGGGAGATACAACATAACAAAGAAAAAGGAGAAGATTACAAGTGGTGCCATATGAAAGCGGGGGGAGACGAGACGGAAACGAATGCACACGTTATTGAACGAAAACAAAAGGGGAAATGATAAAACACTTAATCCGTAGGTGACATTTGTACAGTAAACTTAGTAAACACTAGTGATAAAGAGACAAAATAAGTAAACAAAACAGTGAGACAGACGAAACGATATAAACAAAATAGTGAAATCTTCTCCTTTTTGcagaaattttaatggttttatcGGCGCGCCAGCGCGCGCAGTAGGCCATGAGACGATTCTATTACCCCGAACGCGTAGTACTAGAATGGCCCCGCCCcctaaaaaacacaaacacacgcatACTAGTGATGTGTAGTAGGCCGTGTTTTTAATTTGTGTGCGTCGTGAGCGCACGCGCCAAGCAGTGGTGTTTTTAATTTCGATTCCAAATCGAGCTTAACGTGACgacaaacaatttcctattttGCGTTTCATAACCCCTTTTGATACAtcacacaaacaacaacaacaaaataacgAAATCACACAGACACAAATCCGTCTTGCTTCCTGATTTtaactgaataaaaaaagaTGAATGATAATTAAAAACAGATAATCTCCTAGCAAATGTCGATATAGAAATGGGGAAACATAAAACTCACACAGCTCCAAATGGTTGGCTCAAAAACGGcaaacaagaagaaaaaaatggtaaattctCTTTTCTTGGCTTCTACAGGGTATTTGTAATAAATTCTTATATGAACCGAACACATGGAAGGTAATCTAAAACACGAAGCAGATGAAATAGAACAAGAATCACTACCGAATAAGCATCATTTAAATCAagcgaaacaaaaacaaaaaaatacagaaaacataaaacatagtTGACTAAAGATAACGCAAACAATACCAAAACATATAAGTAGCAAACCACTCAAACATATGGAAGTGAAGCGACATTTTGTTTTCAGTTTACTGaactcacacaaacacacattcaAACAGTACTCGTTTACAGCAATACTCTCAGACACAGCACACAAATACACCAATACTCGCTCTGATTCTGTCTCCTCGAAAAAAACTGGAAGACGCTTGCAAACTATTTTTTGTCTGAAACCTATTCTGTTACGTTCCAGAATAGGAGATTGTTTATTTTGCCCCTCGCCTCCCAAATAACAATAGAAACTGCTTAAGTTTCGTTCGTTGAATATAAATGGTCAAACCCGCgatcccaacaaaaaaaaaaacagaaaaaaacaagctAAGATGAATGTAGAACTGTAGAGAAaataaagcaaacaaaaaaaaatgaatgaaagaaTGAAGTAAAAACTCAAAAGCAATACGAGAAAACGGCGACTAACTTTTCTCGGTGTAGGAAAAAGAAGTAGAAGTGACTTCCGCACAGCGCGCCtactttgatcttttttttccgTACACGACACATACGATTCCGACTCATTGCCGTGCCCCGTTTCGAAACGAGAGGCcggatttttgtttcaaaacaaaacaatttagaCCGTCGATACGAAATTgtgcaatcaaaaattttgttttcttaccCTCGACCGCAAAGAGGAAAGAAATATCAATCAATGTACTGAAGAGTGCGTCTTTTTTCCAAGGAAAAAGATGGCGCTCCCTTTTTGACTATTGTTTAAGATCAGAACTCGAATGAATTAAAAATCAGGAAAAACAAATCTGAAAGACTTTGTACATAATTTGTGTATTTATTGGTTAATCTTGTctgctttttttaaaacaaactcaaaatTAAGCAGTTTACCACTACGCTAAGTTTGTTTATCAGTTTAGAGCAAACGTTGTAAATAGTGCTCTCTATCActcaacacacaacacaacttTAACGGAAAGACTTAGTTGTAGCTTCTTtttccgaaataaaaaaaacacgggGCAAACTTCCCCGCCAGAATTCGTGTCGTGTagcaaagcaaacaaaaaaaacactatataAAGAGGCAGAATATCTGTGAGCATTACTATAATATAGTAATTCCGCTCTCTTCCGAATGGAATATTCTCTCTGTAAAAAAAGAACAGTAAACCTTGCTCCCTCCgtgttattttgtaaatttttatttcaacttcCCGA harbors:
- the LOC120427875 gene encoding teneurin-m isoform X1 gives rise to the protein MAQPQPRREMPEPAPVDDFDNLVLHDISVVASTDSGDGISDNGVGSSSYDDDDRVTTSSPSSATSAIVSTVFAPSITSTTSTRATSYPSSALLSQSQSLSLSSASGGTPEPQQQASSSSTSSVDFVDEQNFQSSDGTSTTSSDYDGEERDDEIFTTNDNDRTYVTTNNDPDLITNNSFDVELSTTSSGEKLELDDGTKLSFVEDEDEEEKLPNDDPLAHVYEHLGAVDEVELISLEDGPISGEEMRKARNKLFYQNVQEREETVEIHTLPPPPEEEVKHQPKVLLTTPSGTTPATPVYLVREGNETAESVLPRLLVNISIASDHGSGTVQHSVYVLQVSIPTPPEHVPKPAPQEEPPSSCPPGPPPAPPCPIKCPNSSTFEKYRVVSIIDDDGSESTEEEDYEAMPSTTSLEEETEEVEEEGGPTTMTIGEDKDGSTITSSSSVTSSVEEVQTDENDDDVESSTEPPTPEPEVVKCPPPPPILILEGARTFPARSFPPDGTTFSQISLGARLSKEIPPYSYWNMQFYQSEPAYVKFDYGIPRGASIGVYARRNALPTHTQYHFKEVLSGFNARQTRAAHPSMRREVTRYMEPGHWFLSIYNDDGDAQEITFYGAVAEDMTQNCPNGCSGNGQCLLGHCQCNPGYGGDDCSESVCPVLCSQRGEYINGECQCNPGWKGKECSLRHDECEVPDCNGHGHCVSGKCSCVRGYKGKFCEEVDCPHPTCSGHGFCADGTCICKKGWKGPDCAAMDQDALQCLPDCSGHGSFDLDSQTCTCEPKWSGEDCSQELCDLNCGQHGRCVGDACACDAGWGGEFCNSRLCDPRCNEHGQCKNGTCLCVTGWNGKHCTLEGCPSGCSQHGQCHVSGELMWECRCYEGWDGVDCSVPLEQNCGDNKDNDRDGLVDCEDPECCSSHSCKTSQLCVSAPKPIDVLLRKQPPAITASFFERMKFLIDEGSLQNYAKLETFNESRSAVIRGRVVTSLQMGLVGVRVSTSTPLEGFTLTRDDGWFDLMVNGGGAITLQFGRSPFRPQTRIVQVPWNEVVIIDTVVMSTLDDKEKSGIPHTCFSHDYDSMKPVVLATWKHGFQGACPDRSAILAESQVVQESLAIPGTGLNLVYHSSRAAGYLSTIKLQLTPDTIPQTLKLIHLRITIEGILFERVFEADPGIKFTYPWNRLNIYRQRVYGITTAVVKVGYQYTDCKDIIWDVQTTKLSGHDMSISEVGGWNLDIHHRYNFHEGILQKGDGSNIYLKHKPRVILTTMGDGHQRPLDCNDCNGVSAKQRLLAPVALAAAPDGSLYVGDFNYIRRIMIDGTVKTVVKLNATRVSYRYHMALSPLDGSLYVSDPESHQIIKVKNKDDSHDPEHNWEPIVGSGERCLPGDEAHCGDGGLARDAKLAYPKGVAISSDNVLFFADGTNIRMVDRDGVISTLIGNHMHKSHWKPVPCEGTLKIEEMHLRWPTELTINPLDDTLHIIDDHMILRMTPDGRVRVIAGRPLHCSSASPTTFDSDLAAHATLVMPQSIAFAPSGDLYVAESDSQRINRIRVIGTDGKIAAYAGAESKCNCLERGCDCYEADHYLAISAKFNTISAITVTPDGHVHIADQANYRIRSVISSLPEAGTSKEYEIYAPNAQEIYVFNRFGQHIATKNIMTGEITYSFLYNVNTSNGKLSTVTDAAGNKVFLLRDYTSQVNSIENTKGQKCRLRMTRMKMLHELSTPDNYNVTFDYQGPTGLLKTKLDSTGRSYVYNYDEFGRLTSAVTPTGKVIDLTFDLSVKGATVKVTENSQREVSMLIQGSSVVSRVGEAATKTTVLVDGSTTSVSPWGNTVSVESVPYILLAEIDPLLGESYPVPSKQRTEINGDLSNRFEWRYFIRHVPVRGKNSRALTQVGRKLRVNGENLLTFEYEKDSSSITVSVDDKTELLNVTYDKSSRPVAYRPQSGEYADVDLEYDRFGRLISWKWGNLKEEYTFDRAGRLNEIKYGDGSSIVYAFKDMFSSLPLKVTTPRRSDYLLQYDDAGALQSLTTPRGHIHAFSLQTSLGFFKYQYFSPINRHPFEILYNDDGQILAKIHPHQSGKVAFVYDNAGRLETILAGLSSTQYTYQESTSLVKLVEVLEPGFELRREFKYHAGVMKDEKLKFGSKSALASAHFKYQYDGNARMSGIEMDIDGKDLPIMRFKYGQSLGTLDAISDLRITRNAFNRTVVQDTSKQFFTITDFDEHGRVKSVLINIKSFDVYRLELDYDLRNRIKTHKVMVGRVTSLDKVNYNADGHVSEVVGTNSWKYLYDENGNIIGILEQGDKTNLGYDTGDRVVQIGDVEFNSYDARGYVVRRGEQKYRYNNRGQLIHALERDRFQTWYFYDDMGRLVASHDEKGNVTQYFYANINAPELITHIHYPKVAKTFRFLYDDRDMLVAVETGEQRYYVATDQNGSPIAFFDINGNIVKEIRRTPFGKIVKDSNPDFFVPIDFHGGLLDPNTRLVYMEKRLYDTAVGQWMTPYWEQLATEMRLPTDVFIYRFHNNDPINRKEPMNYMNDLKSWLRLFGYDVTKMQGSTYTKDMIYRPNAMIKSPQLAPDFGVMSGLQCIVEKVDEKFSDFGFVPKPLLKMELKTRNLLPRVAYRRGVFGEGVLISRIDGRALVSVVDGSNSVVQDVVSSVFNSSYFLDLHFSIHDQDVFYFVKDNIMKLRDDTEELRRLGGMFNISTHDINDHAVSNGKELRLHGPDAVVIIKYGVDPEQERHRILKHAHKRAVERAWELEKQLVAAGFQGRGDWTEEEKEELISHGDVDGWVGVDIHSIHKYPQLADDPGNVAFQRDSKRKRRKSGSHKAQTLRQHRHESS